A region of Pseudomonas sp. Marseille-Q3773 DNA encodes the following proteins:
- a CDS encoding class I SAM-dependent methyltransferase — MTDQAFAQADPDWVKLISLAREWFDGPLGQLMLKEEEKLLEEELGRFFGGYLVHYGPCAEPPPSAPQVQRNVRLGAPLPGVEIVCEEQAWPLSEHAADVVVLQHGLDFSLSPHGLLREAASAVRPGGHLLIIGINPWSGWGVRHLFSHGALRKARCISPSRVGDWLNLLGFALEKRRFGCYRPPLASAAWQQRLAGWERLAGGWQGSGGGVYLLVARKMVVGLRPLRPERREPMGKLLPLPLAKVNRTAVNPDTEKH; from the coding sequence ATGACCGACCAAGCCTTTGCCCAGGCCGACCCGGACTGGGTCAAGCTGATCAGCCTGGCCCGTGAGTGGTTCGACGGCCCACTCGGCCAACTGATGCTCAAGGAAGAGGAAAAACTGCTGGAAGAAGAGCTCGGGCGCTTCTTCGGTGGCTATCTTGTGCATTACGGGCCGTGCGCCGAGCCGCCACCCAGCGCCCCGCAGGTGCAGCGCAACGTGCGCCTGGGGGCGCCGCTGCCGGGGGTGGAAATCGTTTGTGAAGAACAGGCCTGGCCGCTGAGCGAGCACGCCGCCGACGTGGTGGTGCTGCAGCATGGCCTGGATTTCAGCCTGTCGCCCCACGGCTTGCTGCGCGAGGCCGCCAGCGCGGTGCGCCCTGGCGGGCACCTGCTGATTATCGGCATCAACCCATGGAGCGGCTGGGGCGTACGCCATCTGTTCAGCCATGGCGCCTTGCGCAAGGCCCGCTGCATCTCGCCTTCGCGGGTGGGGGACTGGCTCAACCTGCTGGGCTTCGCGCTGGAGAAACGCCGCTTCGGGTGCTATCGTCCGCCGCTCGCCTCTGCCGCCTGGCAGCAGCGCCTGGCGGGCTGGGAACGCCTGGCCGGGGGCTGGCAGGGTTCCGGTGGCGGCGTCTACCTGCTGGTGGCGCGCAAGATGGTGGTAGGCCTTCGGCCGCTGCGCCCGGAACGTCGCGAACCGATGGGCAAGCTGCTGCCGCTGCCGCTGGCCAAGGTCAACCGTACGGCGGTCAATCCGGACACTGAAAAGCACTGA
- a CDS encoding Orn/Lys/Arg decarboxylase N-terminal domain-containing protein → MYKDLKFPILIVHRAIKADSVAGERVRGIAEELSQDGFTVIKAADHAEARLVATTHHGLACMLIAAEGVAENTHLLQNMAELIRLARLRAPNLPIFALGEQATLENAPAEAMSELNQLRGILYLFEDTVPFLARQVARAAHTYLDGLLPPFFKALVQHTAQSNYSWHTPGHGGGVAYRKSPVGQAFHQFFGENTLRSDLSVSVPELGSLLDHTGPLAAAEARAARNFGADHTFFVINGTSTANKIVWHAMVGRDDLVLVDRNCHKSVVHAIIMTGAIPLYLCPERNELGIIGPIPLSEFSPESIQAKIQANPLAHDRGQRIKLAVVTNSTYDGLCYHAGLIKQTLGPSVEVLHFDEAWFAYAAFHGFFTGRYAMGTACAADSPLVFSTHSTHKLLAAFSQASMIHVQDGARRQLDRDRFNEAFMMHISTSPQYSILASLDVASTMMEGPAGHSLLQEMFDEALSFRRALANLREHIAADDWWFSIWQPPGTEGIHRLAAQDWLLQPGAEWHGFTEVADDYVLLDPLKVTLVMPGLSAGGALGEHGIPAAVVSKFLWERGLVVEKTGLYSFLVLFSMGITKGKWSTLLTELLEFKRHYDGNTPLNDCLPSVMAADASRYQGIGLRELCDQLHGCYRTNATAKQLKRLFTRLPEVAMSPASAYDQMVRGEVEAVPIEALSGRVAAVMLVPYPPGIPLIMPGERFTEATRSILDYLAFARAFNQGFPGFLADVHGLQSESGRYTVDCIKECE, encoded by the coding sequence ATGTACAAGGACCTCAAGTTCCCCATCCTCATCGTCCATCGGGCCATCAAGGCCGACAGCGTTGCCGGCGAGCGTGTGCGCGGTATCGCCGAGGAGCTGAGCCAGGACGGCTTTACCGTCATCAAGGCCGCCGACCACGCCGAAGCGCGCCTGGTCGCCACCACCCACCACGGCCTGGCCTGCATGCTAATTGCGGCCGAAGGTGTCGCCGAGAATACCCACCTGCTGCAGAACATGGCCGAGCTGATCCGCCTGGCTCGGTTGCGTGCACCCAACCTGCCGATTTTCGCCCTGGGCGAGCAGGCCACCCTGGAAAATGCCCCTGCCGAAGCCATGAGCGAGCTGAACCAGCTGCGTGGCATCCTTTACCTGTTCGAAGACACCGTGCCGTTTCTCGCGCGCCAGGTCGCCCGTGCGGCGCACACTTACCTCGATGGCCTGCTGCCACCGTTCTTCAAGGCCCTGGTGCAGCACACCGCGCAATCCAACTATTCCTGGCACACGCCGGGCCACGGTGGCGGTGTGGCCTACCGTAAAAGCCCGGTGGGCCAGGCTTTTCATCAATTCTTCGGGGAGAATACCCTGCGCTCGGACCTGTCGGTTTCGGTGCCGGAACTGGGTTCGCTGCTCGATCACACCGGCCCCCTGGCCGCAGCCGAGGCCAGGGCGGCGCGCAACTTCGGCGCCGACCACACCTTCTTCGTCATCAATGGCACCTCCACCGCCAACAAGATCGTCTGGCACGCCATGGTTGGCCGTGACGACCTGGTACTGGTGGACCGCAACTGCCACAAGTCGGTGGTGCATGCGATCATCATGACCGGCGCCATCCCCCTGTACCTGTGCCCCGAACGCAACGAACTGGGGATCATCGGGCCGATCCCGCTCAGTGAGTTCAGCCCCGAGTCGATCCAGGCCAAGATCCAGGCCAACCCGCTTGCGCACGACCGTGGGCAGCGCATCAAGTTGGCAGTGGTGACCAACTCCACCTACGACGGCCTGTGCTACCACGCCGGGCTGATCAAGCAGACCCTGGGCCCCAGTGTCGAGGTGCTGCACTTCGACGAGGCCTGGTTTGCCTACGCGGCGTTCCACGGTTTCTTCACCGGGCGCTACGCCATGGGCACGGCCTGCGCGGCAGACAGCCCGCTGGTGTTCAGCACCCATTCCACCCACAAGCTATTGGCCGCGTTCAGCCAGGCCTCGATGATTCACGTGCAGGACGGGGCCAGGCGCCAACTGGACCGGGACCGCTTCAACGAAGCGTTCATGATGCACATTTCGACCTCGCCGCAGTACAGCATCCTCGCCTCGCTGGACGTGGCCTCGACCATGATGGAGGGCCCGGCCGGGCATTCACTGCTGCAAGAAATGTTCGACGAAGCCCTGAGTTTCCGCCGGGCCCTGGCCAACCTGCGCGAGCACATTGCCGCAGACGACTGGTGGTTCAGTATCTGGCAGCCGCCAGGCACCGAAGGCATCCATCGCCTGGCCGCGCAGGACTGGCTACTGCAGCCGGGCGCCGAGTGGCATGGTTTCACCGAGGTGGCGGATGATTATGTGCTGCTCGACCCGCTGAAAGTGACGCTGGTAATGCCTGGCCTGAGTGCGGGCGGTGCGCTGGGCGAACATGGCATCCCGGCGGCGGTGGTCAGCAAGTTTCTCTGGGAGCGCGGGCTGGTGGTGGAAAAGACCGGCTTGTACAGCTTCCTGGTGCTGTTCTCGATGGGCATTACCAAGGGCAAGTGGAGCACGTTGCTCACCGAGTTGCTGGAGTTCAAGCGCCACTATGACGGCAACACACCGCTGAACGACTGCCTGCCCAGCGTAATGGCTGCCGATGCGTCCCGCTACCAGGGCATCGGCTTGCGCGAGCTGTGCGATCAGTTGCATGGCTGCTACCGCACCAATGCCACCGCCAAGCAACTGAAGCGGCTGTTCACCCGCTTGCCGGAGGTCGCCATGAGCCCGGCCAGTGCCTATGACCAGATGGTGCGTGGCGAAGTGGAGGCGGTGCCAATCGAGGCACTGTCGGGGCGGGTGGCGGCGGTGATGCTGGTGCCGTACCCGCCAGGCATTCCCTTGATCATGCCGGGGGAACGGTTCACCGAAGCAACCCGCTCGATACTCGACTACCTGGCCTTTGCCAGGGCGTTCAACCAGGGCTTCCCAGGCTTTCTCGCCGACGTGCATGGCCTGCAGAGCGAAAGTGGCCGCTACACGGTGGATTGCATCAAGGAATGCGAATGA
- the rnhA gene encoding ribonuclease HI translates to MSESVEMFTDGACKGNPGPGGWGVLMIYKGVEKELWGGERETTNNRMELMAAIQGLMALKRECEVVLTTDSQYVMKGINEWMVNWKKRGWKTASKEPVKNADLWQLLDQQVNRHKVTWKWVRGHIGHPGNERADQLANRGVDEVRAQR, encoded by the coding sequence ATGAGCGAAAGCGTCGAGATGTTTACCGATGGTGCCTGCAAGGGCAACCCTGGCCCGGGCGGCTGGGGCGTCCTTATGATCTACAAGGGCGTCGAGAAGGAACTGTGGGGCGGCGAACGCGAAACCACCAACAACCGCATGGAACTGATGGCGGCGATCCAGGGGCTGATGGCGCTCAAGCGTGAATGCGAGGTGGTGCTGACCACCGACTCGCAGTACGTGATGAAGGGCATCAACGAATGGATGGTCAACTGGAAGAAGCGCGGCTGGAAGACCGCAAGCAAGGAACCGGTAAAGAACGCCGACTTGTGGCAACTGCTGGATCAGCAGGTCAACCGCCACAAGGTGACCTGGAAATGGGTACGCGGGCATATCGGCCACCCCGGCAACGAACGCGCTGACCAGCTCGCCAACCGTGGGGTCGATGAGGTGCGCGCACAGCGTTGA
- the dnaQ gene encoding DNA polymerase III subunit epsilon → MEQQQDKRFVILDTETTGMPVSEGHRIIEIGCVEVIGRRLTGRHFHVYLQPDRESDEGAINVHGITDAFLVGKPRFADVAEEFFEFIQGATLVIHNAAFDVGFINNEFALLGQHDRADISQHCTVLDTLLLARARHPGQRNSLDALCKRYDIDNSGRELHGALLDSELLADVYLAMTGGQTSLSLAGHGADAEDDGQAAGGSEIRRIVGRAPGRVIMANAEELEAHAERLAAIAKSAGGPSMWQVLTETPAG, encoded by the coding sequence GTGGAGCAGCAGCAAGATAAGCGGTTTGTCATTCTCGATACCGAAACCACGGGCATGCCGGTCAGCGAAGGCCACCGGATCATCGAGATCGGCTGTGTCGAGGTGATCGGTCGGCGCCTGACCGGGCGGCATTTCCACGTCTACCTGCAGCCGGACCGCGAGAGCGACGAGGGCGCCATCAACGTCCACGGTATCACCGATGCCTTCCTGGTCGGCAAGCCACGCTTTGCCGATGTCGCCGAGGAATTCTTCGAATTCATCCAGGGCGCCACGCTGGTCATTCACAACGCGGCGTTCGACGTTGGCTTCATCAACAACGAGTTCGCCCTGCTGGGCCAGCACGACCGCGCCGATATCTCGCAGCACTGCACCGTCCTCGACACCCTGCTGCTGGCGCGCGCACGCCATCCGGGGCAGCGCAACAGCCTCGATGCGCTGTGCAAACGCTACGACATCGACAACTCGGGCCGTGAACTGCACGGCGCACTGCTCGACTCGGAACTGCTGGCTGACGTCTACCTGGCGATGACCGGTGGCCAGACCAGCCTGTCGCTGGCGGGCCACGGCGCCGACGCCGAGGATGACGGCCAGGCAGCGGGTGGCAGCGAGATCCGCCGGATTGTCGGGCGTGCACCGGGGCGGGTGATCATGGCCAATGCCGAGGAGCTGGAGGCGCATGCCGAGCGCCTGGCGGCGATTGCCAAGTCGGCTGGTGGGCCCTCGATGTGGCAGGTGCTGACCGAGACGCCAGCCGGTTGA
- a CDS encoding lytic transglycosylase domain-containing protein — protein sequence MSSRSRRTSHSVALTRLAQISALALAATLVGCQSTRQLDESESVRAHNYQARIKHKPSPLQVKPAEQPPQDVWERMRQGFALQDNIDVNPRIEQQRLWFASNPSFIETAGERGSLYLHYIVERLEERDMPLELALLPAIESAYNPMAYSRAHAAGMWQFIPSTGRHFNLRQTNFYDGRRDVTASTNAALDYLSRLHDMFNGDWLLALAAYNAGEGTVSRAIERNERLGLPTDYWNLPLPQETRDYVPKLLALSQVVLTPEAYGVNLSPIANEPYFEAVVINDRLDLSRVAAFANIDEDELIQLNPAYKKRMTVDGPQQLLVPTAKAQLLSDSLSNLKPEQLVSLQPNKAVFARAVAEAQAPVAARSYRVKRGDNLGSIAKANRVSVKDIKRWNRLSGNRVRAGQVLALRGGDAPSAAANRVAASGKRSTQYKVRKGDSLYLVAKRFNVEMQHLKRWNPRSGHALKPGQTLTVYLSH from the coding sequence ATGTCTTCACGTAGCCGCAGAACCTCTCATTCCGTCGCCCTGACGCGCCTGGCCCAAATCAGTGCGCTGGCCCTGGCCGCCACTTTGGTGGGCTGCCAGAGCACCCGTCAGCTCGACGAATCCGAAAGCGTTCGCGCGCACAACTACCAGGCACGGATCAAGCACAAGCCTTCACCGTTGCAGGTCAAGCCGGCCGAGCAGCCGCCGCAGGACGTGTGGGAACGCATGCGCCAGGGTTTTGCCCTGCAGGACAACATCGACGTCAACCCACGCATCGAACAGCAGCGCCTGTGGTTCGCCAGCAACCCGAGCTTCATCGAAACCGCTGGCGAGCGCGGCAGCCTCTACCTGCACTACATCGTCGAGCGCCTTGAAGAGCGCGACATGCCGCTGGAACTGGCCCTGCTGCCAGCCATCGAAAGCGCCTACAACCCGATGGCCTACTCGCGCGCCCACGCCGCGGGCATGTGGCAGTTCATCCCGTCCACCGGTCGCCACTTCAACCTGCGCCAGACCAACTTCTACGATGGCCGTCGCGACGTAACCGCCTCGACCAACGCTGCGCTGGACTACCTCAGCCGCCTGCACGACATGTTCAACGGTGACTGGCTGCTGGCCCTGGCCGCCTACAACGCCGGCGAAGGCACGGTCAGCCGCGCCATCGAACGCAATGAACGCCTCGGCCTGCCGACCGACTACTGGAACCTGCCGCTGCCCCAGGAAACCCGTGACTACGTGCCCAAGCTGCTGGCCCTGTCGCAAGTGGTGCTGACGCCGGAAGCCTATGGCGTGAACCTGAGCCCGATCGCCAACGAACCCTACTTCGAGGCAGTGGTCATCAACGACCGTCTCGACCTGTCGCGTGTGGCGGCCTTCGCCAACATCGACGAAGACGAGCTGATCCAGCTCAACCCGGCATACAAGAAACGCATGACCGTGGACGGCCCGCAGCAACTGCTGGTGCCGACGGCAAAGGCGCAACTGCTGAGCGACAGCCTGTCCAACCTCAAGCCCGAGCAACTGGTCAGCCTGCAGCCGAACAAGGCCGTGTTCGCCCGTGCCGTCGCGGAAGCCCAGGCACCGGTGGCGGCGCGCAGCTACCGGGTCAAACGTGGCGACAACCTGGGCAGCATTGCCAAGGCCAACCGCGTTTCGGTCAAGGACATCAAGCGCTGGAACCGGCTCTCTGGCAACCGCGTACGCGCTGGCCAGGTCCTGGCCTTGCGCGGGGGCGATGCACCCAGCGCGGCTGCCAACCGGGTAGCGGCATCCGGCAAGCGTTCCACCCAGTACAAGGTGCGCAAGGGCGACTCGCTGTACCTGGTGGCCAAGCGCTTCAACGTTGAAATGCAACATCTCAAGCGCTGGAACCCGCGCAGCGGTCACGCCCTGAAGCCAGGCCAGACCCTCACCGTCTACCTGTCGCATTGA
- the gloB gene encoding hydroxyacylglutathione hydrolase: MIQIDALPAFSDNYIWLLQDTAKRRCAVVDPGDAGPVEGWLAAHPGWVLSDILVTHHHHDHVGGVERLKQLTGARVCGPARERIPCRDLALDDGDQVTVLDVTFQVLAVPGHTLGHIAFFSDQPATPVLFSGDTLFAAGCGRMFEGTPEQMQPALARLAALPAHTEVYCAHEYTLSNLRFAKAVEPTNPHVLQRFADVTRLRADNCITLPSTIGLERLTNPFLRTSETLVKQKADEWKGHSNPSHVAVFAALRSWKDSF; encoded by the coding sequence ATGATACAGATCGATGCTCTCCCCGCTTTCTCCGACAACTACATCTGGTTGTTACAGGATACTGCCAAACGCCGCTGCGCGGTGGTCGATCCGGGAGATGCCGGCCCAGTGGAAGGTTGGCTGGCAGCGCACCCGGGCTGGGTGCTGAGCGACATCCTCGTCACCCACCATCACCATGACCATGTCGGCGGCGTGGAGCGGCTCAAGCAGCTGACCGGGGCGCGGGTGTGCGGCCCGGCCCGGGAACGCATTCCGTGCCGTGACCTGGCGCTGGACGACGGCGACCAGGTGACCGTGCTGGATGTGACCTTCCAGGTACTGGCAGTGCCCGGCCACACCCTCGGCCATATCGCCTTCTTCAGCGACCAGCCGGCAACCCCCGTGCTGTTCAGTGGCGACACCCTGTTCGCCGCTGGTTGCGGACGCATGTTCGAGGGCACCCCCGAGCAGATGCAGCCGGCGCTGGCCCGCCTGGCGGCGCTGCCCGCACACACCGAGGTGTACTGCGCCCATGAATACACCTTGAGCAACCTGCGTTTCGCCAAGGCGGTGGAGCCCACCAACCCGCATGTTCTGCAACGGTTCGCTGACGTTACCCGCTTGCGGGCCGACAATTGCATCACCTTGCCATCAACGATCGGCCTGGAACGCCTGACCAACCCCTTTCTACGCACCTCTGAAACATTAGTTAAACAAAAAGCAGACGAATGGAAGGGACATTCAAACCCCTCCCATGTCGCTGTTTTTGCTGCCTTGAGGTCTTGGAAGGACAGCTTCTGA